A segment of the Symmachiella macrocystis genome:
AAATACATCGAGAAAATTAAATTCTCGCAACCCCGCAAAGCGGAATGACTGCCGGGTAGAACGTCTCGCCAATTAGCCGCGGGGATGGCAGGCACGGTGGACCGCTTTAAGCCGACTGTGTTCGACTTGCGTATAGATCTGCGTTGTCGAAATGCTGGCATGCCCCAACAGTTCTTGCACCGCGCGAATATCCGCGCCGCCGGCCAACAGATGTGTGGCAAAGCTGTGGCGCAGTGTGTGGGGACTGACTCGCTGGCTGGCGCCGACCCGTGCGGCATAGCGTTTCACCAATCGCCAAATGGAAATCCGTGACAGTCCCCCGCCGCTACGCGACATGAACAACCAATCCGCATCACGGAACTGGGCCAGTTCGGGGCGTTCCTGTTCCAAATAGGTTTGAATCGCCGCCACAGTGAGCGGATTGAGCGAGACGATCCGTTCCTTATTTCCCTTGCCGACACAGCGAGCGAAGTTCTCATCCAAATGCAGGTCGGATAACGTCAAATCGGAGACCTCCGAAGCACGGCAACCGGTGGCGTACAAGAGCGACAACAACGCACGATCCCGTCGAGGGTACCGGTCGAATTCGCCCTGAGGCGCTGCCAGCAATTTGTCGACCATGTCAGGGCTGAGCACCGTCGGCAAGTACTGCCACAGCTTGGGCGAGTTGAGCAGGTCGACCACGTTTTGCAACAAAATGCCTTCCAACACTAAATAGCGGAAGAACATTTTGATCGCCACTAAGTGTCGAGACACGGTCGTGGGAGCCAACTGCCGTTCATTGAGATGTTGTAGATAACCGGTCAGCAATTTGAGATCAACATCTGCAACCCGCACGGTCCGTTGCGTTGCGTACCAAGTAAAGAACTGAACCAAATCCGAACGATAAGCGCTCAGTGTGTTGGCGGACATACCGCATTCGACTTCGAGATATTGCAGAAACGATGTGAGATACTGCGCCGGATTTTGCCCACCCGTCGCCGCCACCGCCGCCGCACTGCGTGGTTTTTTACGTGGTGGCATAAATAGCTAACTCCCAATGACGGTTGCACAAGTTTGTATTGCCGAGATCAGCACAGTGTTCCAATACAACACACCGTTGGTCTGAAAAACATTCTAAAACGGACCACTTGCCGCCAGTGGCACGCATTCTTCAACGCGATACTGGTAGTATTAAGATCGGCGAAATCGCATCCCGGCGATGAACGTTTCAATGGCAGCCCAGAAACCTTTTCCGGTAAAGGTTCCCTCTAGGCCCGCAGCACTGCCGCTGCCGCGTGCACCTGCTGCATTTTGAGGCAATCGAAGCTGCGTGGCGAAATAAATTTGGTGTAGTCCCTCAACTTCTTCCGGAATCGCGCGAAATATGGCGCCGGTTTTTCGTTGTTCATTATTGAGAGGACGCTGCGCACATTGGTTGGGAAACAAGTATTCCAAAGAAAGTTTCCTTTCCAGTGCCTGACCTTCTCGCGTATAATCGACCAATGTCGTAACTCGTCACCCGTTGACTTTGAAGATATGGGGAAACGATTGAACCGAACTCGTCCGACTGAACGCCACCGTGTTGATCGCAGCTATGTTGATCACAGTGGAGCGGAATTGGATATTGTCCACCAAACTCGGTGGGTGGCACTGGCGATCCTGCTGTCGGTTTGTGCGACCGCCTGTGTTGCCGTGTTGTTCATCGTCGACATTCCTGTGACGTGGCATGTCTGGGCGGCGTACCTATTGGTGATCCCTGCTGTCGGCCTGTTGCTGTTGTCCATGCTGTTTGTTGCCAAGGGGCAAGGCCGCATGACACGACTCCCGTTTTGGATGGGTTTTGGTTTTATCGTCGGCGGGATCGCGTTCGACGTTTGGGCAACATTGCTGCAATCTCCGGATCTTGCCCTCGAAGGCAATATGGTCATCAGCGCGTTGTTGTATACCGACCACGATCCTGATTTCATCTATGTCTATGGGTTGGGACTGCAGTCGATATTGTGCTGCATTATGATCTTGCTCTGGGCTGGATTCCTCCGGCATCGCCACGCATGGTTTGCCGATGTGATGAACGATGCACCGCTCACATACGCCGAGTTTCTGAAAGCGACGACCGGCGGCGGAAAACTTTCCTGGCGACAATACATCGTACCGGGAGGGATGTCGGATTTTTTATGCGGCTACCACGTGCTGCTGTGGACCCTGCCGCCGATGCTGGTCTACGCCGCCGCCTTTCGTTGGTACGCCGGCTTGGATTGGTTTGAAATCGTTCCTGGCCCCTATTCCATCTTGGGCGTGCGGATGATGATTGGCATGGCCGCGGTCATCTTCACCGTCTTCTTCGTTTGGCTGTATCGCGAGTTCAATACGCGCACTACGAATGCCCACGAGACGGTTCAATAAACCACCGCCCTCCCCTGCTCAATCGCGTGATATCAAGGCTTATGCTGCGCCCGAAGAATCGCCTAGGGATTGTGGATCGCAGCGATCGGTTCGATGCTGGTTGACAGCCGCGCTGAAAATCGCGATGACAGGGGGGAATCGCTATCTCCCGAAAACCGCGTACCGCCGGCCCCGATCGCTATGACCGCCGACTTTTTACCAACCGCCGAATTACGGCTCTTAAAATATCGTGCGGAGTTACTGCTCCGTCTGCGGGAAACCTTCAACAACCACGGTTATTGGGAAGTGGAGACGCCGCTCCTCTCGCACGAATCGGTCGTCGACGCGCATCTCGATCCCTTTGTGGTCGAACAACGCTATTTTCTGCAGACGTCTCCCGAACTGGGGATGAAGCGATTATTGACGGCCGGAGCGGACGCGATTTTTCAAATCACCCGCGCCTTCCGTCGCGGCGAATACGGACAATTACATAATCCCGAATTCACGATGGCCGAGTGGTACCGCAGCGGGGACACGTACCATGACCAAATGGATTTTGTCGAGCAATTGATCCGCGCCGTCGCCGTCGATTCTCCTGAATACTCCGGACTGCAACTCACCGACACGCCCTTCCCGCGCCGCACCTATGACGAAGTTTTTTGTGACAAATTGGGCTGCGGGGTGTTAGACAAAAGCTGTGACGAGTTGCGAAGGATTGCGACTGAACGGCAATTGACGATCCCGGAAACGCTCGGCGACGACGACCGCGATGGCTGGTTGAATCTGTTGATTGCTGAACTTGTTGAACCGCACCTGGGTCGGCAGGGTCCGGATTTTGTTTACGATTATCCCGCCAGCCAAGCCGCATTGGCGCGGATCGATCCTGCTAACCCGCTAGTCGCGCAGCGGTTTGAACTGTATATCCATGGTTTGGAAATCTGTAACGGGTACGACGAATTGACCGACCCCGACGAATTGCGGCAACGCATTATAAGCGAATCAGCCAAACGGGCACGCGAGGGTTTATCACCGTTGCCCGAACCACGACGACTGCTGGCAGCGATGGAGTGCGGGCTGCCGAACTGCTCCGGCGTCGCACTCGGATTCGACCGGTTGATGATGGTTTTGACCGGTTCGAACAATATCGCCGACGTGACCGCCTTTCCAATCACTCGTGCTTAATGATTTAAAAAGCTTGTGCTTAAATTAGAGTGCCAATGTCTCAGGTTTGACGAAGCACGATAGTCCCTCAATACCCATTCACCCACGGAATTGTCATGAATTTCTCCATCGACCTGAAAAATCGTGTCGCCGTTGTTACCGGTGGCGCTAGTGGCATTGGCCGCGCGTGTGCCGTCTTGCTGGCTGAACAGGGAGCCAAGGTGTTCGTCGCCGACTACGATCCGCTGGATGCCAATGAATCGCAATTCGCCGATCTGAGCATCGAGCATCGCCGTTGCGACGTCCGCTCGGTCGACGAGTTACAGCAAGTCATCGACGAAGCTGCCGCGGTTGGTCCACTGAAAGTTCTCGTCAACAATGCCGGCATCGGTATGGTCAAGCAGATTGACGACGTCAGCGAAGCGGACTGGGATGCTTGCCTGGATACGAATTTCAAAGCGGCATTTTTTGGTTGCAAATTTGCGATTCCCCACATGCGTGCTGCCGGGGGCGGAGCCATCGTGAATGTTTCTAGCAATGCCGGTCTGCTGCCCCGGGCGCATGATCCGGTCTATTCAATCAGTAAAGGGGCTTTGATTTCCTTGACCAAAAGTTTGGCCCTGTGTCATGCGGCGGATCGCGTGCGGATCAATGCCGTCTGTCCCGGCCCGGTCGGTCAAACACGCATGATGGAAGCGGACCTACAAGCGACCGGGGATCGAGAAGCGATGGCGCAAAAATTCATCGATGCCAGCCCGTTGGCCAAAGCCTACAACCGCCTGACCGACCCGCGCGAAATCGCCATGAGCGTCCTGTATCTCGTCAGTGACGCCGCCACCATGGTCACCGGCACAGCTGTCGGCATCGACGGCGGGAAATCACTGGGCGTT
Coding sequences within it:
- the xerD gene encoding site-specific tyrosine recombinase XerD, translating into MPPRKKPRSAAAVAATGGQNPAQYLTSFLQYLEVECGMSANTLSAYRSDLVQFFTWYATQRTVRVADVDLKLLTGYLQHLNERQLAPTTVSRHLVAIKMFFRYLVLEGILLQNVVDLLNSPKLWQYLPTVLSPDMVDKLLAAPQGEFDRYPRRDRALLSLLYATGCRASEVSDLTLSDLHLDENFARCVGKGNKERIVSLNPLTVAAIQTYLEQERPELAQFRDADWLFMSRSGGGLSRISIWRLVKRYAARVGASQRVSPHTLRHSFATHLLAGGADIRAVQELLGHASISTTQIYTQVEHSRLKAVHRACHPRG
- the epmA gene encoding EF-P lysine aminoacylase EpmA encodes the protein MLVDSRAENRDDRGESLSPENRVPPAPIAMTADFLPTAELRLLKYRAELLLRLRETFNNHGYWEVETPLLSHESVVDAHLDPFVVEQRYFLQTSPELGMKRLLTAGADAIFQITRAFRRGEYGQLHNPEFTMAEWYRSGDTYHDQMDFVEQLIRAVAVDSPEYSGLQLTDTPFPRRTYDEVFCDKLGCGVLDKSCDELRRIATERQLTIPETLGDDDRDGWLNLLIAELVEPHLGRQGPDFVYDYPASQAALARIDPANPLVAQRFELYIHGLEICNGYDELTDPDELRQRIISESAKRAREGLSPLPEPRRLLAAMECGLPNCSGVALGFDRLMMVLTGSNNIADVTAFPITRA
- a CDS encoding SDR family NAD(P)-dependent oxidoreductase, with translation MNFSIDLKNRVAVVTGGASGIGRACAVLLAEQGAKVFVADYDPLDANESQFADLSIEHRRCDVRSVDELQQVIDEAAAVGPLKVLVNNAGIGMVKQIDDVSEADWDACLDTNFKAAFFGCKFAIPHMRAAGGGAIVNVSSNAGLLPRAHDPVYSISKGALISLTKSLALCHAADRVRINAVCPGPVGQTRMMEADLQATGDREAMAQKFIDASPLAKAYNRLTDPREIAMSVLYLVSDAATMVTGTAVGIDGGKSLGVPPK